A genomic region of bacterium HR17 contains the following coding sequences:
- the pabA gene encoding Aminodeoxychorismate/anthranilate synthase component 2 translates to MWRVVVIDNYDSFTYNLVQYLGELGAEVLVFRNDAVAPERIAELAPTHLVISPGPCTPNEAGISVEVIRRYAGRLPILGVCLGHQAIGQAFGGRIVRAKRLMHGKTSLIRHDGKTIFTDLPNPFEATRYHSLVIERASLPACLEITAVSEDDGEIMGVRHKDFPPAVALEGVQFHPESILTAVGKDLLCNFLERCGTPSGRM, encoded by the coding sequence ATGTGGCGTGTCGTCGTCATTGACAACTACGACAGTTTCACCTACAACCTCGTCCAATACCTCGGTGAACTTGGGGCGGAAGTGTTGGTCTTTCGCAACGACGCCGTCGCCCCGGAGCGCATCGCCGAACTGGCACCGACGCACCTTGTCATTTCGCCTGGTCCGTGCACGCCAAACGAAGCAGGTATTTCCGTTGAAGTCATTCGCAGGTACGCGGGCAGACTCCCCATTTTGGGCGTTTGCTTGGGGCATCAAGCCATCGGGCAAGCCTTTGGCGGGCGCATCGTCCGTGCCAAGCGCCTGATGCACGGCAAAACTTCGCTCATCCGCCATGACGGTAAAACCATCTTCACCGATTTACCCAACCCCTTTGAAGCGACCCGCTACCACTCGCTAGTCATTGAACGCGCCAGTTTGCCCGCCTGCTTGGAAATCACCGCCGTCAGTGAAGACGACGGCGAAATCATGGGTGTGCGTCATAAAGACTTTCCACCCGCCGTCGCCCTTGAAGGCGTCCAGTTTCACCCCGAATCCATCCTGACCGCTGTCGGCAAAGACCTGCTCTGCAACTTCCTTGAACGCTGCGGCACACCGTCGGGGCGCATGTGA